A window of Vicia villosa cultivar HV-30 ecotype Madison, WI unplaced genomic scaffold, Vvil1.0 ctg.003077F_1_1, whole genome shotgun sequence contains these coding sequences:
- the LOC131640357 gene encoding uncharacterized protein LOC131640357 codes for MAQMMQGMQGQQPPAQVPVPQAATGPDFRAFFRMDPPEFVGGLDSLLAHDWLAGMERVFQAIQCTEEEKEIPKDWQHFKVAFLEKYFPNSVRTQKEREFQNFKQGDMSVSEYAEKFEDLADYSRQAVYAPDELWKIDHLKRVQEERNQNRTNFREQGRSAQNLRPRNPPPKMKQGHGDRFPRPPFCDKCRKKHTGNCEAYPGRCFECGEQGHMMRNCPKKRAPEKTTGRVYTLDSRKAKGNNNLIAEKAIFIPAEETSSDDAIAKLIEGAFCED; via the exons ATGgctcaaatgatgcaaggcatgcagggACAACAACCTCCTGCTCAAGTTCCCGTTCCTCAAGCTGCAACTGGACCTGATTTTCGTGCCTTCTTCAGGATGGATCCTCCAGAGTTTGTTGGCGGACTTGATTCACTCTTGGCTCATGATTGGCTAGCTGGTATGGAGAGGGTGTTTCAAGCTATTCAGTGTACTgaagaagagaag GAGATTCCTAAGGATTGGCAACACTTCAAAGTGGCATTCTTGGAGAAGTATTTTCCTAATAGTGTGAGAACTCAGAAGGAACGTGAATTTCAGAACTTCAAGCAAGGTGACATGTCTGTTTCAGAATATGCAGAGAAGTTCGAGGACTTGGCAGACTACTCCAGACAAGCTGTTTATGCTCcagatgaactatggaagattgacca CTTGAAGAGGGTTcaagaagagaggaaccagaacagGACTAACTTTAGGGAGCAAGGGAGGTCTGCTCAAAACTTGAGGCCCCGTAATCCTCCACCAAAGATGAAGCAAGGCCACGGTGACCGTTTTCCCCGACCACCCTTTTGTGATAAGTGTAGGAAGAAGCACACTGGAAATTGTGAAGCTTATCCGGGTAGATGTTTTGAGTGTGGCGAGCAAGGTCACATGATGAGGAATTGTCCGAAGAAGAGAGCTCCAGAGAAGACTACGGGTCGAGTTTACACTTTGGATTCGAGAAAGGCCAAGGGAAACAACAAtctcattgcgg agaaggccatattcattcctgctgAAGAGACTTCTTCTGACGATGCAATTGccaagttgatagaag GAGCTTTCTGTGAGGATTGA